CCCTTCACATACCCTTTTTCAATTAATACCTGTGCAATGTGCGGGCGACCGATCGTTCCGCTTCCGGCGACATGCTCCACTTCAGCGAGAGAAACCTCTACATGGAGGTTGTGGAGCCGGTCAAGGATGTGGTGAAGCCGATCAAAGCGTGTCGTGCGAAGCTGCTCAAGCCTGGTTTGAAACTCAGGATCAGCGAGATCAATGAAATACCCGAGCATATGCGTTTCCCGCCCTTCAAACTCTGTACTTAATTCAATGCCGGGTATGATTTCAACCGGGAGGTCCTGAGCGGCCTCCATGGCTTCCGTGAGGCCCTCAGTGGTGTCATGGTCGGTTACCGCCAGGATGCTCACGTTTTGTTGATGAGCAAGCTCCACGAGTGCGGTGGGAGATTCGCTTCCGTCCGAGAAATGGGTGTGAGTATGAAGGTCGATACGGCTCATATGATTGGGAATTATGGTTTGCGTGCTAAGATTCGTGCGGTAAACGCCGGTCCTGAAGAGCCCGCATGATCTCCTTCGTCATAATGGAGAATGCTGAGCCCTTGAAGAAGTCCGAGTAATTCATTGGATTCAAGACAGAACTCTTTCCGGCGTGGGTGTTGTCGATGGATATGGTTGTCCAGAAGAAAGGTTTCATACATGATGACGCCACCGGATTTAAGAGCTTTAATGAGTTGAGGAAAAAGAGGCCGGTTCAGGTAGAAAAAGACTAAAATGACATCATACATGGCCGTGCCCAAGTCCGGAGGATGTTGCGGGTTCACTTCTAAATCTATGGATTCGGTTGTGATCGAGGACAGACCGGCTTCCTGGGCTTGTGTCTGAAGCTCATGTAGCGCGTCGGCATCACGATCAATTCCATGAACGGAAAACCCTTTGGAAGCCAGATACAGCGCATGACGACCTCGTCCCGTTGCCACATCCAACGCTGTTCCGTCAGGAAGTCGTGAGAGGTGGTCTACCAGAAATGGAGAAAGATGCATGAGATCGGTTGAGGCCATTGGTTGGCGTGACCGGATCAACTGAACCCCGACTGACCCCTCAATCCTCTTCAACGGAGGGCGGATTTTTCTGACCCATATTTTAAGACGGGTAATGGGAAATTCATCAAACAGGGCTTGGCAGATTTTCTCCGCCATTGTTTCAATCAGGGAAAAGGCTTGCCCTTCCCCAATGTCCTGAATTCGTTGCGTGATTGATCCATAATCGACCGTATCGGATAATTCATCGCTCTGAAAGGCCGATTGATTGGGGCAACGGAAAATGAGATCGACCAGGAGGGGTTGAGGTTGCTGTCTTTCCTTTTCAGTGACCCCGCATCGTGCGGACAACTGGATACCTTTGACGACGATGGATGATGACATGGGCCATTATGTCAGAACTTCCTCGTCGTGTGCATGTGATTTTTGAAAAGAGCCCATAAATAGTCCCAATCGTGTTCCGGAATGGAGGGATTTTGTATGTTCCCTTCAGGAGATGTTGATGAAATTCGGGAAATGGATTTCCCTACAGCCTGGGATTTGCTGGAACGCTCGCTCGGGCCTGCTGTGGGTTATCGGTTTCCTCGTTCTGCAGGGGTCGTGTGAGTGGAGTGGTCCACCCACCATCATGTTGACTGCTGAGGAATTTCGATTTAGTCCTACCCGGATTGAATGGGAATCGGACCAGCCTCTTCGTCTTCTGATTCGGAATCAGGGACGTGAACGTCATGTATTTCACAGTCAGGAATTGTTTGGTCCGGATGCTAACGTCCTATGGCATCAGCCAAGGATTGCGC
The sequence above is a segment of the Nitrospira sp. MA-1 genome. Coding sequences within it:
- a CDS encoding PHP domain-containing protein — encoded protein: MSRIDLHTHTHFSDGSESPTALVELAHQQNVSILAVTDHDTTEGLTEAMEAAQDLPVEIIPGIELSTEFEGRETHMLGYFIDLADPEFQTRLEQLRTTRFDRLHHILDRLHNLHVEVSLAEVEHVAGSGTIGRPHIAQVLIEKGYVKGMKEAFDRFLGVRGSAYVRRMVPEAAEIMTWITDAGGIPILAHPYWEGLGADKTESSCRTLMDQGLRGLEVFYGTFSARQISINLNLAKKFDLLMTGGSDFHGTLKPDISVGTGRGSLRVPPKLMDHLRQAAAR
- a CDS encoding cupredoxin domain-containing protein — translated: MKFGKWISLQPGICWNARSGLLWVIGFLVLQGSCEWSGPPTIMLTAEEFRFSPTRIEWESDQPLRLLIRNQGRERHVFHSQELFGPDANVLWHQPRIALQETNAVVLEPGQSIELFFTASAGLYPFRCWIKGHTGMEGTILIKDLSSS
- the folB gene encoding dihydroneopterin aldolase gives rise to the protein MSSSIVVKGIQLSARCGVTEKERQQPQPLLVDLIFRCPNQSAFQSDELSDTVDYGSITQRIQDIGEGQAFSLIETMAEKICQALFDEFPITRLKIWVRKIRPPLKRIEGSVGVQLIRSRQPMASTDLMHLSPFLVDHLSRLPDGTALDVATGRGRHALYLASKGFSVHGIDRDADALHELQTQAQEAGLSSITTESIDLEVNPQHPPDLGTAMYDVILVFFYLNRPLFPQLIKALKSGGVIMYETFLLDNHIHRQHPRRKEFCLESNELLGLLQGLSILHYDEGDHAGSSGPAFTARILARKP